In the Calditrichota bacterium genome, one interval contains:
- a CDS encoding LEA type 2 family protein → MKRFIALLTISFFFTGCAELLQLLQQSSVQKPTASVTATKLTGLSFTKADLLFDIKINNPNGIAIDLAGLDYGLKINESSLFSGTKNDPLNIEAKGSSTIQIPLSLKYDDIYKTVKSLTGKGKSSYTFEGGLSFDLPVLGKIRLPLSKTGELPLLKLPKVKLKDISMKNLSWSGASMQLDIAVKGSGGLDLFVDNLAYGLKIAGKNWVSGKVTDKIAVNSSGEKIVSIPFKLDFLSMGKAVYDIATGDAELNYNFDGDMNISSDHPLLKAANFSFEDLSKIKISK, encoded by the coding sequence ATGAAACGCTTTATTGCTCTTTTAACAATTTCTTTTTTCTTTACAGGCTGTGCGGAACTTTTACAGCTTTTACAGCAGTCTTCTGTTCAAAAACCAACTGCTTCGGTTACAGCTACAAAACTTACAGGATTATCTTTTACGAAAGCTGATTTGTTGTTTGACATTAAAATTAATAATCCAAACGGGATTGCTATTGATTTGGCAGGATTAGATTATGGATTGAAAATAAATGAAAGCTCTTTATTCAGCGGAACAAAAAATGATCCATTAAATATTGAAGCAAAAGGTTCCAGCACGATTCAAATTCCGTTAAGCTTAAAATACGATGACATTTACAAAACAGTTAAATCATTGACCGGCAAAGGGAAATCATCATACACTTTTGAAGGCGGCCTTAGTTTTGATTTGCCTGTTCTGGGTAAAATAAGATTGCCACTTTCTAAAACAGGTGAGTTGCCATTGTTAAAGCTCCCAAAAGTTAAACTAAAAGATATAAGCATGAAAAACCTTAGTTGGAGTGGTGCATCAATGCAATTGGATATAGCTGTAAAGGGCAGTGGTGGACTCGATCTATTTGTTGATAACCTTGCTTATGGTTTAAAAATTGCCGGTAAAAACTGGGTTAGCGGCAAGGTCACAGATAAGATTGCCGTAAATTCTTCCGGGGAAAAAATAGTAAGCATTCCGTTTAAGTTGGATTTTTTATCTATGGGCAAAGCCGTTTATGATATTGCAACCGGTGATGCGGAATTAAATTATAATTTTGATGGTGATATGAATATTTCATCAGATCATCCATTGCTAAAAGCAGCAAATTTTTCTTTTGAAGATTTAAGTAAAATTAAAATTTCAAAATGA
- the ychF gene encoding redox-regulated ATPase YchF yields the protein MEIGIVGLPYSGKSTLFSTLLNLKDDSAQHGKQSAERGVVKVPDDRLEKLTALFNPKKKVNATIEFVKVAGLEGDGSNPQGLPPQFIANVKNVDAMLVMVRDFENDFYPHPLDRIDAKKDIGFINSEFLLSDLAVVETRVEKLEKQVMKIKDEQDKRELVVMKKILDQLEQEKPIREMDLNEDEQRIIRGYQFVTAKPVLYVINISEDKISNSDEIEKEFESFAGTNCEVTSLSAEIEKEIAELPDEDAAVFMEDLGISEPALNKLIRRSYELQGLISFFTVGEDECRAWTIKHDTKAQRAAGAIHSDLEKGFIRAETVHYTDLIEAGGWNACKDKGILRLEGKEYPVKDGDILSIRFNV from the coding sequence ATGGAAATTGGAATTGTTGGTTTACCATATTCCGGTAAATCCACTTTGTTTTCAACCCTTTTAAATTTAAAAGATGATTCTGCTCAGCACGGAAAACAAAGCGCTGAACGTGGCGTGGTAAAAGTACCGGATGACAGACTGGAAAAGTTAACCGCTTTATTTAACCCAAAGAAAAAAGTAAATGCCACAATCGAGTTTGTAAAAGTTGCCGGACTTGAAGGTGATGGATCAAACCCGCAAGGACTACCACCTCAATTTATTGCTAATGTTAAAAATGTTGATGCAATGCTTGTAATGGTACGTGATTTTGAAAACGATTTTTATCCACATCCCCTGGATCGCATTGATGCCAAAAAAGATATCGGTTTTATAAACAGCGAGTTTCTTTTAAGCGATTTAGCAGTTGTTGAAACACGGGTGGAAAAGCTTGAAAAACAGGTGATGAAAATTAAAGATGAACAGGATAAGCGTGAGCTTGTTGTAATGAAAAAAATCCTGGATCAGCTCGAACAGGAAAAACCAATCCGTGAAATGGATTTAAATGAAGATGAGCAACGTATTATTCGCGGTTATCAGTTTGTAACAGCCAAACCTGTGCTTTATGTGATCAATATTTCTGAGGATAAAATTTCAAATTCTGATGAAATTGAAAAAGAATTTGAATCATTTGCAGGCACCAATTGCGAAGTGACATCGCTTAGTGCAGAAATAGAAAAAGAAATTGCAGAATTACCGGATGAAGATGCGGCCGTTTTTATGGAAGATCTTGGTATAAGCGAACCCGCTTTGAACAAATTAATCCGCCGCTCTTATGAATTACAAGGCCTGATTTCATTCTTTACCGTTGGTGAGGATGAATGCCGTGCCTGGACTATTAAACATGATACAAAAGCACAACGGGCAGCAGGCGCAATTCACAGCGATCTTGAAAAAGGATTTATCCGTGCAGAGACTGTTCATTACACAGATTTAATTGAAGCCGGTGGTTGGAATGCTTGTAAAGACAAGGGGATTTTGCGTTTGGAAGGAAAAGAGTATCCGGTAAAAGATGGCGATATTCTTAGCATCCGCTTTAATGTTTAA